TAAAGCTATTCAGAAAGAAGTTAGCACCATCAACAACACCCGACGTATTACCGAGACCATGGAAATGATCTTTGCCGGCGCGCTCGCACTTGGCGCCTCTGACATTCACATAGAGCCAGAAGAAAATGGCATTCGCTTACGATATCGTTTTGATGGTGTACTCCACGATGTCACTGACCTCGATTCATACATTTATCAACGACTGATGTCTCGACTAAAGTTGTTGGCTGGCATGATCCTCAATGCCCGTAATGAAGCACAAGACGGTCGTTTTACGTTCACCTTTAGTGAGCGAGAGATCGAGATCCGCGCCTCAGTGATCCCAGGTGCATTTGGTGAATCCATGGTAATGCGTCTCCTTGATCCAACTGCAGCCAGCTTCACTATGGACCGCATCGATCTCAATCCATATATTGAGGCGGTAATGCGGCAGCAACTAAAGAGACCGAACGGTCTCATCATAACGACTGGTCCAACCGGATCTGGTAAAACCACTGCACTCTACGCCTATCTCCAAGAAGTCCATAATGAAGGCATTAAGATCATCACGATCGAAAATCCAGTTGAGTACAAACTTGATGGTATCGTGCACACACAGACGGGAGATGACTACACCTTTGCATCCGGACTCCGCGCCATCCTCCGCCAAGACCCAGATGTGATCATGGTCGGCGAGATCCGCGATCACGAAGTAGCTGAGACTGCGATCCATGCTGCTCAGACTGGCCACCTCGTATTCTCCACTTTACACACCAACAGTGCAGTGGCTGGTTTCCCTCGTCTCATCGATTTGGGGGTTGATCCACGCATCATGGGCAGTTCGATCAACATAATCATGGGACAACGACTGATACGTAAGTTATGTACTGAATGTAAGGTGGCATACGAAGCAACTCC
Above is a window of Candidatus Nomurabacteria bacterium DNA encoding:
- a CDS encoding type II/IV secretion system protein yields the protein MNQFDDSLTNTRIADLHAQEEERLVQATAPRLGFEYINLHGYTINPEALVIIPEEKARAANLTGFELKQGVLSVATKTPTHPKTQELLQELQSRRYSLAVYMCSTASLEHAWERYKDLVDSEASKRGIFEINPEDIERLIGKITKVEDVKAIQKEVSTINNTRRITETMEMIFAGALALGASDIHIEPEENGIRLRYRFDGVLHDVTDLDSYIYQRLMSRLKLLAGMILNARNEAQDGRFTFTFSEREIEIRASVIPGAFGESMVMRLLDPTAASFTMDRIDLNPYIEAVMRQQLKRPNGLIITTGPTGSGKTTALYAYLQEVHNEGIKIITIENPVEYKLDGIVHTQTGDDYTFASGLRAILRQDPDVIMVGEIRDHEVAETAIHAAQTGHLVFSTLHTNSAVAGFPRLIDLGVDPRIMGSSINIIMGQRLIRKLCTECKVAYEATPAERQLIEHVMATHPHPIAIPTPLTLYRPSGCAACGNTGFKGRMGIFEGIVMDEAVEEAVIRDPREHVILDAARPQGIPTMVEDGIEKVINGLTSLKELERMIELPYDIASAIKTTSEVTPLPSSEISDDDFLKHIV